A region of the Peredibacter starrii genome:
AAATCTAGACTGGATCGCAGGTGAATTAAAGCGTACACCAATTGCAGATCCTGCTTTCCTGGATCAGAGAAGAAAGTCATTGGGACTACCTCCTGTCTCCCGTGTTCCAATTCCTACGGGTGAGGAGCGCCCTCCGAAGGACCCAGAAAAAAAGCTCCGCGAATTTAAAGAATGGCAGCGTAGAGTCGGTTGGATTCCTTAAAATCAGTTAGTTAGACCATCTGTATTTTTTACTCCAGAGCATCTTCTCCTCTCTAATAATGCTATAAATGCGGCCCATGAAATGCTTAAAATGGCTTCTTATACCATTCCTTTGTTCGACGATGGCGTCTGCAGAAGTGCCTCAGGACATAGTTATCAAGACTCGTTTTGATTTAGAGTCTTCTGAGGCCTTTATTAATCAGCTACGCATCTTTCTAGTTAATAATAACTTTGGTGATCCATACGCGCAGGAACTTCCAAAACCTTTGAAAGTTGATCTGGCCAAGGCATTGGATGAAATTCCATCTGATACTCAAGCATGGATTCGTGAACTTCAATCTGTTCTAAGCGTGAATGTCTTCGAATCTGATTACCAGATGATTGTTGAAAAGCTCAGCTATACCGTGAATGAATTTAATTCCGAGTTTAAGACTGATACCTCTTCAGGTGGCCGAGTAGAATATGTGACTGTGAGTTATGTTAAAGGGCTTTGTCTGCGTGCAGATAAGGTCATTTTTCAGGTTGAATTAAAAAAGACCCAAACCAAAGAGCCTATCCGTTTTAAAGTAGAGCTTTTACAACCTGAGTTCATTGTAAGTCCTGAACTTACAGCTGAACTATCTCTTGGTTGGATGACATCCATTCTTCCCGAGAATTTTCAATTATCATTAAACGTTGTTGATATTGAAAAACTCATGGGTAAGTTGGTTCAAAGACCAGATCTCATTGATTTGAATGTGGCCGATGTGACCATGCCAAATGTTTCGATACGTATTGGTAATAAAGAGGTTAAATTCGATAAAAATAAGATTCAAAATTTCTTCTCTAAGAATCAGGGCGATCTTAAAAAAGGGATTCTTGATCTTTTAAACGTCCGAATGAAGGATCGTTTTTCGAACATCATTAAAGAGAGCCCGAAGCAGCTTCTTCTTCCAAAAACATTCGGTATTAGGTCAGAAATTAATGGTGTCTTCGATCTTCAGAAGATGAGCGCCAATCAAACTGGTATCATTCAGGTTGAAGTAGACGGTCATTTTTGTTCACGGCAGGTTGCCATGAAAAAAGACATTTGTGCCAATGACAGAATTGGAACTAAACTTCGTCGTACAATTGACATTTCTGACTATCAAAAATCTATTCGGGAAATTAACCGTAGTTTGATTGAGAAAAAAACCAATATTGCTGTGAGTGTGAGTGAGGACTATCTAAACCAACTCGTTGCGGCCACGGTTAAGAGCGGACTTTGGGAAGAGAAACTAAAAGGCCGTAAGTTTAAACTTGGACCAGAGCATGCCTTTGTTCTGGCAGAAGAGAAGGGCGATACTTTTTCTCTCTATCTCGATATTATGTATCAGCTTTCCGGTGCACAAAGAATCTTAGTTGGTCGATCAGAGCTTAGATTTCCGGTTCGATTCAAGATTGCTCTTAGTTTTGAAGAGATTCAGGGCATCCCTCACTTTTTAATTAAAGTGAAGGAAGTGGCCACTGATAATAAGCTCCTGCTAAATGGAGCTCCTCAGTTTGGTTTACCAACGACAGTGAATACCGTCCGTTTCCAGAACAAGGTTTTAGAGGCCATTCATCAAGAGGTTGACGATTTTTCGGGTGAAGTATTGGTTGATCTGGAAATGAAAGAACTTGAAGGAACTACTTTTACGCGTTTGAAATTCTTTTCCGATGGGTTGGGTAGAGGAACAGCAACATTAGGTTTTGGAGAAATATATGAGATTCGTTAGCCTATTAGTAGTATTCACATCTTTTTCAGCTTTTGCCGGACCTCGTGTCGAGTGTGTGGCCGGTCCTCATCGTGTAATCGTTGAAAACGTTTCTCCCCGCGAGCTTAAAGTCACTTTTCGAGGCGAAACGGTTCTGGCCGACGGAATTCTGGACAACGAGCAAGTGGATTTAGTGGCCCGTTTTTCTTCAATTGGAGAGATGACCCTCTTTGCCAAAATCTCTAAAACAGCTCCGGAGAACTATATGTTCATCCAGGGCCAAAGAATTCAGGCCATCTGCCGTTAAATCAATTCACTATTTTTCATCGGAAGGTTAAAATGGACGGGTTAAAGGAGACCCCATGGCCCGTATTACTGTCCTTCCAGAACAACAATTAGCTGAACTTAAGCGTGGAGCTTTTGAAATCCTTCCTGAAGAAGAGATGCTCAAAAAGCTTAAGAAGTCATATGAAACTCAAAAGCCGCTTAAAATCAAGCTAGGTGCTGACCCATCAAGACCTGATATCCACCTTGGACACACTGTCGTGCTTCAGAAGCTTCGTTTGTTTCAAGAGTTTGGTCATGAGATTTACTTTCTCATCGGTGACTATACGGCGCAGATTGGAGATCCAACTGGTAAGAATAAAACTCGTCCCATTCTTTCGGATGAGGAAGTAAAAGAGAACGCTAAAACATATTCAGAACAGATCGGTAAAATTCTTGATCTAAGTAAGACTCATATTGTTTTCAATAAAGACTGGCTTGGGAAATTCTCAGGTCTTGAATTGATTCAACTCATGGGGAAGGCAACTGTTGGTGCCCTTCTTCAGCGTGATGATTTCAATAAGCGTTATACAAATGGTGAAGCGATTTACCTTCATGAGTTCGTTTACCCGGTTCTTCAAGGTTATGATTCAGTTCACTTGAAAGCTGATGTTGAACTTGGTGGTACAGATCAGACCTTCAACCTTATGATGGGCCGACAGCTTCAATATGCTTACGGACAAGAAGCTCAGTGTATTCTGACTATGCCACTACTCGAGGGCACTGATGGCGTAAATAAAATGTCTAAGTCTCTTGATAACTACATTGGACTAACTGACACTCCGACAAATATGTTCGGTAAAATTATGTCGATCTCTGATGAGCTTATGAAGAAGTACTATCTTCTTCTTTGTCGTCGTCCGGCAGTTGAAGTTGAGGCGATGATTTCTGGTCTTACTAACGGTACGATTCACCCTATGGAGGCCAAAAAGGCCCTTGCTTCTGAAATCACTGGCTACTATCACGGTGAAGCAGCAGGGAAGGAAGAAAGAGAAAAATTCGAAGCTCGCTTCTCTAAAAAGCAGATTCCAGACGATATTCAGACAATCACTCGTCCAGCGGGCACAGTTGCTCTATTGGATTTCTTCCTGGAGCTTGGGCTTATTAAGTCTAAGTCTGATGGCCGTCGTTTGATTCAGCAGAACGCTGTTAAAGTTAATTTTGAAAACCACACGACCGATACTCTTAACCTTGAGAAAGGTCAGGAATTGATTCTTAAGATCGGTAAACTCAGAATGGTTAAGCTAATCGGCGAATAAAGAAAAGGCGAGCTTAATAGCTCGCCGTCGATGTTAGACCTTTTACAATTTCAACACTAGCACTTGTTCCGAGGCGGGTAGCACCTGCCTCGATCATTTTACGGGCAGTCTCGGCATCTCTGATACCACCGCTCGCTTTCACACCCATTGTACCTACAATTGAGCGCATGAGTTTTACGTCTTCAATCGTTGCTCCACCTGTTGAAAAGCCGGTCGAAGTCTTAACGAAATCAACCTTTGCTTTAACTGCAAGTTCACATGCCTTGATTTTTTCTTCCTGAGTAAGAAGACAAGTTTCAAGAATGACTTTTAGGATGCTTCCTTGCTGATGACAAACTTGAGCAAGCGATGACATATCATCCAAAACATACTGCCATTCACCTGATTTAATAGCCGAGACGTTGATCACCATATCGATCTCGCGAGCGCCTTCAGCAACTGCTTTCATCGCCTCAAATCTTTTTGTTTCCATGGTTGAAGCACCAAGCGGGAAACCCACCACAGTACATACTTTCACGTTACTTCCAGATAAAAATGAAAGCGCCTTCTTCACATAATAAGAGTTCACACATACTGAGAAGAACTCATGTTCTCTGGCCTCAGCACAAAGCTTCTCAATTTGAGCGGCACTTGCATCGGCCTTAAGAAGAGTATGATCGATGTATTGATTAAATTTCATATTTATACCTTTGGGATGGCGGTTTTCTTTACGATTTCACGGTCCGCGTGTTGGGCCATGAACTGCTGATACTCAGGACGTTTTTCAAGACTAAGAATTCCTCTGAACTGACCCCAATCCAGAAACGCGTAAAGAGTCATTGTCTGGAAGTTCCAATTCTTACCTTCTGCTTTAACAAAAGGAAGGAGATAGTCGAGAACTGAATCAATGCGATCTTTGTGGCGATTCACAATCATATAAGGTTCTTCGATGCTGATGCCTGAACGCTTGAACTGAAAGAGGGCGATTCCTGCATTCAAAGCACCCTCGATGGCAGTAAGGGTATTTTCATCTTCAAGGTTCATGGTTTGAAACTTGTACTTACTATTTAGATAATTAAAAATCTGGCGCGAGTCCCAAATCTTTTCATTCCCCATCACAAGGACCGGAATCTGATTAATAGGGTTGATCTTATTTAGTGTGATACCGTCATCAGTTTCATAAATGTTCAGTTCAGTTAGCTCATAAGGAATGGTTTCCATGAGCATGCGGATTCGACGAACAAAAGGGGAAGTCAGGGAGCCAATCAGCGTGTAGTTCATAATAATCTCCATGCTAACCATCTTAGATTTTTTGCCCGTCCATTGGCAAAAAGATTGATAGTGATTATTTCACCATTGTCTAAAATTTAGACACTTTTCCCCTCCTAACTAACCAAAAACACTCTACGGAATTTGGCACGGATCTTGGATGTATAGGGTCAAACATTTATACATTTCTCTGAGGGGGGAATTTTATGAAACACACACTATTTAAGAATTTAATCTTTCTGACTTTTTTATCAGTATTTGTTGTTGGTTGCGGTAAGGATGGCGGCGGCGGAAGTAGCTCAGGTTCCGCTACTAACCAATACGGCGGGACACAAGGTAATTCAGATATCTCAACTCAAGCGATTCAAGGCTATAATGCGATTGTAAGTTGGAAAAATAATCTTCAAAGAAATCCAGTTCAAGAAAAATTTTTCATGGCAAGCGGGCGAGGATACTCGCGAGGAGTTATTTCTCTGACAAGTAGTAATACCGGGTCATCAAGTCTACCACAAGGTTGTACTTATTATAATCCTAGTTGGATGCCTGATTTTATGAAAGATAAGATTTATACATGTAGTGGAAGTTCGGGGACAATCACTCAACCAACTGTAACTCCAACAAGTATTACGGAACGAAGATGTACTACTTTTAGCTTCAATACTGCTAATGTTCCAGTCGTTAAGTACAAGACAGCTACAAGCATGTCTAGCACAGGTTGTGTGTCTTCAGGTTCTGAAACTACTTATAGCATTGCTAATAATACTGAGTTGAATCAGCTCTTAAATTTTTCAAAGGGTAAAATTCTACAAGTGACAGCTTCAAATGGAATTTACACAGTTAGAGTTGGAAATAGAGTTCCGGAGAACTATCCCAACCAAGTAAATGGGATTTATACAATCGATACAACGAAGCACTCGATATATAGCCCAACTTCAGCTCAAACTTCGAACACAGAGATCACGACTATTTACGAAGCGTATTAAGATTTTCAATCATTGATTAAAAAAAAGGGCAGCTTCGGCTGCCTTTTTTCGTTTAACCGGATTTGTCGGATTTTATTTCTTCGCTTTTTCTTAATCAAACCTCACTAAAATTTCAGATTCACGTTATCCTATTAATACTAATTTTCTATTGCCAAGGACGAGGTAATTTATGGGTTATTACAAGGCCGATATTCGTGACATTGAATTCAATCTAACAGAGCTACTAAAAGTTCAAGACTGGAAAGACTTTGGTCTTGAAGAGAATGACGTTAAAGGCATTCTTGCTGAATATAACAAGTACGTTGAAAACGAAGTGTTCCCAACTCGTGAGCCATCAGATCACGTTGGTGTAAAACACGTTAATGGTAAAGTGATCGTTCCTGAATCACTTCATGGTGTTCAAAAATCTTTTTATGCGAACGGCTGGTTCGCTCTTGGTATGCCGGCCGAAACAGGTGGTACTCCGGTTCCTGAATCTCTCTACGTTGCCTGTATGTCACTTGCGACAGGTGCTAACTGTGCTTGGACAATGTATCCAGGTCTATCACGTGCGGCCCTGAACGTTATTAACCTTAAAGGTAATGACTTCATGAAGACCAACATCATTCCAAAAATGATGGAAGGGACATGGGGCGGAACAATGTGCTTAACTGAGCCAGGAGCTGGTTCGGACGTTGGTGCTCTTCGTTCAACAGCGAAGCCTCTTGGTAACGGCAAATATTCGATCAAAGGAACAAAGATTTTCATCTCTTCGGGTGAGTCAGATCTTTATGAAAATAACATCCATCTAGTACTTGCTCGTACACCAAACGGTGGCGAAGGTTCAAAGGGGATTTCTCTTTTCGTAGTTCCTCGTTTCAAAATCAATGACGACGGTTCCATGGGTGGAACTAACCACGTTATTTGTTCAAAAATTGAACACAAAATGGGGATCCATGCTTCGGCAACTTGTGAAATGCAATTCGGTACAGACGGTGAGACAGAAGGCTGGCTAATCGGTGATGAATTCGACGGTATGGCGACTATGTTCATTATGATGAACGAAGCTCGTCTTTATTGTGGTATTCAAGGTGAATCACAAGCTAATGCGGCTTATATGATGGCCGAAAAATACACTAAAGAGCGTGTTCAATTCGGTAAGGAAATTATCAATCACCCTGATGTTCGCCGTAATCTTCTTACAATGAGAGCTCAGGCCCGCGGAATGCGCGCGCTTTGTCTTTATACTGCAAACCTATTTAACAAAGCTCACAAAGATCCTAAAGCTGAGGCCATCATCGGTCTTCTTACTCCAATCTGTAAGGCCTACTGTTCAGAGACTGGTTTCCAGGTTTCTTCAAATGCTCTTCAGGCCCACGGTGGTTACGGCTACTGTACTGAGTACGGAGTAGAGCAGTACGTTCGTGATACTCAAATTGCGATGATCTATGAAGGTACAAATGGTATCCAGGCAATCGACTTCGTCATGAGAAAAATCCTAAAAGATGGCGGTAAAACTCTGACTGCACTGACAGCTGAAATCGTTGCAGCAGTTCAGTCTCTTGATGATGCTAAATTCAAAAAAGAGAAAGACATCTTCAACAAGGTTCTTCTAAGTGCTCAGGGTGTTATGCAGCACATTTCGACTTACGCGAAGAATAATCAGTTCAACATGATCCTTCAAAACTGTACTGATTTTCTCAACTTTGCGTCTCAAATGGTTATCGCATGGCAACTTCTTGAGTCAGCTGTCCTAGCTGATAAAAAACTTGCATCAGCTTCGGCCGACGATAAGAAATATTATGAGTCGAAAGTGACTGATTTCAGAGTGTATTGTGCTCATTATCTGATCCATAATCTCTCAACTGCCAAAACCATTACTGACTTCACTGAAGATATGACGACGCTGGAGATTTGATCCGGTTCGTGATAAGATACGTGTAATTTAAGTTTAAAAGGTTACACCGTGTTAAAAGATAAAGTCTTTGAGTTGTCCCAGAAGTTCACTGGGACAACTCATGGCAGTTCCGATTACGACAAGGATCATATCTTTGTCAGAGGAAGCAGTGATCGGGAATATGTCCCTTTCAGCTACCTTCAAAAAGAAGTGCCTGAAATTGATTCCATTAATAAACTCAAGGCCGAAGGTTTCGTTTTCAGCTCTTACGATTTCCTAGAAATAGGAGAGTTTGATCAATGGTACCTTGGTCAGTTCAACAAGCGTCTTTCAAGTAAGACGATGAAGAACCTTGGGATTCTCCATCTTCCGGATCAAAAAGCGATTTTTGACACAGTGGAAGTAGTTCACCAAACCTTCCAGATTTTAAAAGATCACAAAGTTTTGATGAATGGCAAAAACTTACCGATTCAGTTAGGTGAGTGGTACGCGAAAATCATTTTCGGTCTTCATCAAATTAAAAGTTCCTCTCAACGTGGTTTCGATTTCAAGACGGAAAACGGCAGCACGGTTGAAGTAAAAGTTCATTGGCATGATTCAACCTCTCCGAAAGGGGTAAAAATCAAAAAATCTTTAGCTGAACTATCTGATTTTTGCATTATTATGTATGTAGCCAAGAACTTTACAATTAGGGACATTCTCTTCTTGGATTCTGAATTTATTCTTCGCAAGTTCGATACGAAAGGTCACACGATCTTTCTAAAAGATCAGGACGTCGCGGGGTATTTTTTCAGCAAATCCGACAAGCATTTTGACAAAGTTGTAAATAAAACGGCGTTGTTGAAATTTGCGAGCCCAACTTTAGCGATGAAATTAGAAGATCGTTTGAAGTAGGCCGCTCATAACTTGTTGGAGATGATTTGAAAGCCGGAATCGCGTACATTGATGATAATAAACTCAATTTAGACTGTATTAAGACAATCCTCGATCAAGATTTTGATGTAGAGATTTTCCAAAAGCCGGAAGCGTTCTTAACTAAATTCGAATCAACTTCGTATACATCGATTCTTGTCGACATTCATATGCCAACTCTTAATGGCTTCTCGCTATATGAAAAGATCATCGAGCACCCGCACTACAATGGTTGTCCGATTCTTTTTATTTCTTCTGATGATTCTGACAGTGCTCGTATCAAATCTTTCGTCATGGGTGCGGTTGATTTTTTAAATCGCGCTATCAATCCGGATGAAATGATTGCAAGAATTAAATCGAAGATTGCGTTCTTCCAAAAGCACCGTAGCATCATCGAGTTCACAAATTTAAGAGTGAACTTAACTTTGCTAAAGGCATATTTGGATTCGAAAGAGCTTCCTCTAACGTTCATCGAGTTCAAAATTCTCTGTCTGGTTTTAAGAAATTATCCGGACGTTGTGCCTAAGCCGCAACTTATTCAGCAGGTTTGGAGAACAGATCACGTTCTTGACGCCACCATTTACACTCACGTTTCTAACTTAAATAGCAAGCTAGGTCCATGGGACTATGAAATTAATGGTCTTAAAACCAAGGGCGTGCAATTAATGAAAAAAGCGTAAATCTATGAAGTGGACCCTTATCTATTTTGATGATCAAGTTCAGAATATCGAAGCTTATAAGGAGTTTCTCTCAGATAAATTCAATGTGATTGGAAGTAATGATCCAAGATCCTTGACGACGCTTCTTCAAGACAACAATCCACACGTCATTCTTCTTGATGTTCATATGCCATACATTGATGGCCATGAACTTCATAAGAACATTGTTGATCACCCTCTCTATAATGGCTGCCCGATTATTTTCATCTCTGGCGATCAGTCGGATGAAAATAAACTACGCTCTTATGAGAAAGGAGGCATTGATTTCTTGCCTCGTGACCTGTCACCTGAAGAGATCGTGGCCAGACTTACCAATAAGGTGAAGTTCTTCCTTCAAATGTCGACTAAGCTTGAGCTTGGAAATTTATCGATGGATGTGAAGACAATGAAGGCCACAGTTAACGGTCAGAATGCTGACCTTACTCTGTTGGAGCTTCGTTTATTAAGTAATATTCTACGCTCTTATCCAGCGCCTCTGACTCGTAGTGATTTGATCCTGAGAGTGTGGGGGAACGATACTGTTAAACCCGGCACAATCAATACCCATTTAACAAATCTCAAACCGAAAATTGAGGCCTGGGATCACCAGATCAAAGTTCGCGAAGAGAACATCCTTGTTCAAAAAGCTCAAAAGAAAATTTAGTAAAGAGAGTACTCAGCAAGTCTACACTCGATGTCACCGTTAAAGAGAATGTGACGTTTCGAGGTCTTCAGACCTACAACTTTCAACATCTCTAAATTACCAGTGAATAGAGCTGCCCTGTGACCCTTAAAGGCGTGTTTCCAATGATCACCAAGACCTTTGTAGAGGGCCTTAAGTTTCTCTTCTTCATTGTGCTCTAAACGCTCACCATATGGTGGGTTACAAATGAAAACTGATTTTGTCGTTGGTGGATACAATTCAAGTGCATCTTTTTTAGTAAGATCGATGATGCCTTCAAGCTTGGCTTTTTTAACGTTTTCACGAGCTGAAATAAGGGCCATCTCAGAAAGATCATTTCCAACGATGAAGCCTTTCTTGGTACGAAGGAACTCCAGACCTTTTTCAGTTGCGTCAGTCACTTCAGCTAAAAGTTTTTGGAAGTTATCCCAAAGAAACTTGTCCTGTGTGAGCCAAGGGTAGTTCAGGAAGGTCCACATTTTGAATTGGGGATTTTTTAAATAACGTTCAACTTTTAAGAAGCTTGGTGGAATGTTCGCTGCCATCAGAGCTGCTTCAATGGTGAAAGTACCAGAGCCACACATGGCATCGATAAGACCTTCTTCAGCTGGATTCCAATTGATCATTTTCAGAATACCCGCTGCCACGTTTTCTTTAACTGGAGCTTCGGTCTTCGCCATACGGTATCCACGTTGGTTAAGTGGATCACCACATAGGTCGTACATAAGAGTTACCTGATAAGGTTTCTCTTCACCTCGATCAATGCGGGCAAGGAAAGCAATATCTGGAAATTCACGGCCAACACTTGGACGGTTACCATCGTGATGACGGAACCAATCAACGATCGCGTCTTTAAGTTTTAAGTTTGTGAACTGAGAGTTTCTGAATTCTTCACGCTCGCCTGGAAGGTCACCGTAAATTGTTGTCAGACGGAAAGTCTGATTCACATCCATTAAGCTCTTCCACTTGATATTTGTCGCTTCAAGATAATAATCTTTTTCGTTTAGCACATCGAAAGTGAAGAGGTATTTGAACACTCGGCTTGCAATGCGTGAGTAAAGAATCACTTTTAGGGCAACTTCATGAAAGGCCTCAAATTGAACACCGCCCCTTACAGTTTTGGTTGTTTTGGCACCTAACGCCAAAATTTCCTGTGCGAGAAGCTCTTCCAAGCCCATTGAACAAGAAGCAAAGTATTCGAAGCGATATTTTTTCATATTAAGACCTTAGGTAAACCCTTGATTCGCCTATGTTACACTTGAGTCCCTAGGGAAAGAGTGTTAGTTTTGAGGGCAAATTATTGTTAATTGGGCTTATTTACCAGACCGCAACGGTTTAGGAAAAGGAATTGTCGATGAAAGCAACTTTTTCAGAGGGTACCTACGGTAACTCAACTCGCTTAAAGTACAAGGTTAAAGATATCTCGCTAGCTGATTGGGGCCGCAAGGAAATCAAATTAGCTGAAGCTGAGATGCCAGGTCTAATGTCTCTTCGTGAAGAATTCGGTAAATCGAAGCCACTAAAAGGCGCTCGTATTGCTGGTTGTCTCCATATGACGATCCAAACTGCTGTTCTTATTGAAACTCTGGTAGAGCTTGGTGCAGACGTTACTTGGTCTTCTTGTAACATCTTCTCAACTCAGGACCACGCTGCTGCTGCAATCGCGGCCGCTGGTATTCCAGTATATGCTTGGAAAGGCATGACTGAAGAAGAGTTCAACTGGTGTATCCACGAGACTATTTTCTTCGGCGAGAAGAAAGAGCCTCTAAATATGATCCTTGATGATGGTGGTGACTTAACTGAGATGGTTCTTTCTAAGTACCCAGAGCTTTACAAAGGCATCAAAGGTATCTCAGAAGAAACTACTACAGGTGTTCACCGTCTATATGAACTTGAGAAAGTTGGAAAACTTCCAGTTCCATGTATCAACGTAAACGATTCTGTAACTAAATCTAAATTCGATAACAAGTACGGTTGTCGTGAGTCTTGCGTAGATGCTATCCGTCGCGCAACTGACGTTATGATCGCTGGTAAAGTTGCTGTTGTTGCTGGTTTCGGCGACGTAGGTAAGGGATCTGCTGATTCTCTACGTGGTGCTGGTGCACGCGTAATCGTAACTGAAATTGATCCTATCTGTGCTCTTCAAGCTGCAATGGAAGGTTTCGAAGTTAAGAAGATGGCAGATGCAGTTAAAGAAGCTGACATCGTTGTAACAACAACTGGCTGTCGTGACATCGTAACTGGTGAGCACTTCAAAGCAATGAAAGATAAGACGATCGTTTGTAACATCGGTCACTTCGATATCGAAATCGATATGGCATGGTTGAACAAAAACTACGGTCACACAAAAGACACTATTAAGCCTCAAGTAGATCTTTATACTCTTGAAAATAACAAGCAAGTTATCGTTCTAGCTGAAGGCCGTCTTGTGAACCTTGGATGTGCTACTGGTCACCCAAGCTTCGTAATGTCGAACTCATTCACAAACCAAACTCTTGCTCAAATTGAATTGTGGGCCAATTCAAACAAGTATGAGAAGAAAGTGTATATGCTACCGAAGCACTTAGATGAGAAAGTAGCGCGTCTACACTTGAAGAAGATCGGCGTTGAGCTTGATACTTTAACTCCGAACCAAGCTGAATATCTTGGAATCTCTGCTTCTGGCCCATTCAAGCCAGAGTACTACCGCTACTAATCAATACCAGGCCCGTCTATTAGACGGGCCTTTTTCTTTAAGCTATCTCAAGTTCACATTCACATAATCAGTTGCGACCATAAAAACCAAATTGTGGAGGTTTTTATGAAAAAACTTTTGATTGTGCCTTTCCTCCTTTTTGGCTCGTTCGCTTTTGCTGCTGAAGACAACATTCATCTAGGTAAGAGATTTGGTCTAGGGGCCGGTGCTGGTCTTAGTGCTCCCATCTGGAACAATAAGTTTGATGATAATGCGGATACAGGCTTCATGTGGGATCTCCACGCTCGTTATCAATTCACGGATGCTCATGGTTTGATGTTCAATTGGGCCAAACACAATTGGGAAAACACAGATGTAGATGCCCAGGTGTATGACCTTATGTACTTATATCGTTCGAACCCAACTGGAATGTTCAGTGGGATCTGGGGTCTTGGTGCTGGTGTGGCCAATCTCAATGATGCTGATCCCAAAGATAATTTAAAATTTGCCGCCCGAGCCCGTGCAGGGATTGAGATGGCCATGAATGATGACCTCTTATTATCTGCGGCGATTGATTATCAATATATCTCTAAGATGATCGGCGCGGGCAGTGGTGAAATGCCAATGGGTGAGATTCACGCCATTGTTCCTCAGTTAAACCTTACATACTTTTTTGGAAGTAGTGCGCAGTCGACGACAGCGGCCGTCGGTGCAGGAGCTGGAGCGGCGGCAGTGGCCTCAGCTGACAGTGATAAAGATGGAATCGCAAATACCGAAGACAAATGTCCTAACACTCGTCCTGGTTTAGAGGTGAATGCCTATGGATGTACTCCGGATGAATTTGCGAGCACTGAAATTGAAGTGCTATTCGATACAGATAGTGCGGAGCTTGCAGCGGGACCTAAGCCAGCACTGGATGAGCTGGCCCAATTTATGGAAGAGCATCCAAATACTAAAGTACAAATTCAGGGACACACTGATAACACTGGTCCGGCGTCACTCA
Encoded here:
- a CDS encoding acyl-CoA dehydrogenase translates to MGYYKADIRDIEFNLTELLKVQDWKDFGLEENDVKGILAEYNKYVENEVFPTREPSDHVGVKHVNGKVIVPESLHGVQKSFYANGWFALGMPAETGGTPVPESLYVACMSLATGANCAWTMYPGLSRAALNVINLKGNDFMKTNIIPKMMEGTWGGTMCLTEPGAGSDVGALRSTAKPLGNGKYSIKGTKIFISSGESDLYENNIHLVLARTPNGGEGSKGISLFVVPRFKINDDGSMGGTNHVICSKIEHKMGIHASATCEMQFGTDGETEGWLIGDEFDGMATMFIMMNEARLYCGIQGESQANAAYMMAEKYTKERVQFGKEIINHPDVRRNLLTMRAQARGMRALCLYTANLFNKAHKDPKAEAIIGLLTPICKAYCSETGFQVSSNALQAHGGYGYCTEYGVEQYVRDTQIAMIYEGTNGIQAIDFVMRKILKDGGKTLTALTAEIVAAVQSLDDAKFKKEKDIFNKVLLSAQGVMQHISTYAKNNQFNMILQNCTDFLNFASQMVIAWQLLESAVLADKKLASASADDKKYYESKVTDFRVYCAHYLIHNLSTAKTITDFTEDMTTLEI
- the deoC gene encoding deoxyribose-phosphate aldolase, whose translation is MKFNQYIDHTLLKADASAAQIEKLCAEAREHEFFSVCVNSYYVKKALSFLSGSNVKVCTVVGFPLGASTMETKRFEAMKAVAEGAREIDMVINVSAIKSGEWQYVLDDMSSLAQVCHQQGSILKVILETCLLTQEEKIKACELAVKAKVDFVKTSTGFSTGGATIEDVKLMRSIVGTMGVKASGGIRDAETARKMIEAGATRLGTSASVEIVKGLTSTASY
- the tyrS gene encoding tyrosine--tRNA ligase, coding for MARITVLPEQQLAELKRGAFEILPEEEMLKKLKKSYETQKPLKIKLGADPSRPDIHLGHTVVLQKLRLFQEFGHEIYFLIGDYTAQIGDPTGKNKTRPILSDEEVKENAKTYSEQIGKILDLSKTHIVFNKDWLGKFSGLELIQLMGKATVGALLQRDDFNKRYTNGEAIYLHEFVYPVLQGYDSVHLKADVELGGTDQTFNLMMGRQLQYAYGQEAQCILTMPLLEGTDGVNKMSKSLDNYIGLTDTPTNMFGKIMSISDELMKKYYLLLCRRPAVEVEAMISGLTNGTIHPMEAKKALASEITGYYHGEAAGKEEREKFEARFSKKQIPDDIQTITRPAGTVALLDFFLELGLIKSKSDGRRLIQQNAVKVNFENHTTDTLNLEKGQELILKIGKLRMVKLIGE
- a CDS encoding response regulator transcription factor encodes the protein MKAGIAYIDDNKLNLDCIKTILDQDFDVEIFQKPEAFLTKFESTSYTSILVDIHMPTLNGFSLYEKIIEHPHYNGCPILFISSDDSDSARIKSFVMGAVDFLNRAINPDEMIARIKSKIAFFQKHRSIIEFTNLRVNLTLLKAYLDSKELPLTFIEFKILCLVLRNYPDVVPKPQLIQQVWRTDHVLDATIYTHVSNLNSKLGPWDYEINGLKTKGVQLMKKA
- a CDS encoding response regulator transcription factor, whose translation is MKWTLIYFDDQVQNIEAYKEFLSDKFNVIGSNDPRSLTTLLQDNNPHVILLDVHMPYIDGHELHKNIVDHPLYNGCPIIFISGDQSDENKLRSYEKGGIDFLPRDLSPEEIVARLTNKVKFFLQMSTKLELGNLSMDVKTMKATVNGQNADLTLLELRLLSNILRSYPAPLTRSDLILRVWGNDTVKPGTINTHLTNLKPKIEAWDHQIKVREENILVQKAQKKI
- a CDS encoding glutathione S-transferase family protein, with product MNYTLIGSLTSPFVRRIRMLMETIPYELTELNIYETDDGITLNKINPINQIPVLVMGNEKIWDSRQIFNYLNSKYKFQTMNLEDENTLTAIEGALNAGIALFQFKRSGISIEEPYMIVNRHKDRIDSVLDYLLPFVKAEGKNWNFQTMTLYAFLDWGQFRGILSLEKRPEYQQFMAQHADREIVKKTAIPKV